ACTATATTTTTTTATTCTTTGATTTTTTAACTTATTTCTTTTATAAGTAAGATCTTCAAAGTATCTCGCTCTCATTACTTCAGCCTTATCAGAGTCTCTTATTAAAAGATACAGTTTTTCAGAATACCTTATATAGTCTCTTCTACGAAAAGTTGTAGCTGAATCAAAAATAATAGAAAGTAAAGAAATAAATTCTGCTCCAGTAATATATTCAGTACCAGTTCTATTAATTGTAGCAAGATAATATTTAACTAAATCTTTTTTTACGCGTAACAAAGTATGCAAATATTTATTACTAATCCATATAATACCTTGTCCGTCAAGTTTTGTTCCATTAATCCAAGCATTTTGTATAGCAGTAGCCCAATTATCATTTAGTTCTCCATAGTCAGTTCCTCTTATATCTCCCTGCAAATCCTTAATTGAAATTAAATTTTTAGAAAGTGCATATTTCATCTAAATCATCCCTTTATACAACTTTTCCAATGCTTGCATAGCTTCAGTTGCTTTTGAATGCTTACATCTATCAGGATGAATAAGTTTTACCATTTCTTTACGCCATTTTTCCGCTATTTTTTTATCACGATAGTAATCATAAGTTATTCCTAAAAAATCAAGTTGTAATTTCCCTTCAAGCTCCACTAAATAAAATATATACTTAGAAATTTCATCTTTAAAATACAGATCTTCTTGTTTATTCAATAAATTTTTATTAGTAATATATTTATCAAATAAGTTTTGCCATGAATTAGCAGTAACTTTTTTATTTAAAATTTCAGATAATTTTTCTTTTGCTTCTTTTAAAGTTGAAAAACTATTTTTCAATTTTTCAACAGAATCAATCATATTAATATCTGTTATTTCTTCTTTTATTAATATGTACTTATCGTATAAAACTTGCCATGAATTAGCAGTAACTTTTTTATTTAAAATTTTAGCTATTTCCTCTTTAGCATTTTTTAAACTTTTAAAAGTAATTTTTAAAAGCTCAACAGAATTAATTTTAGTAATATCTAACATATACATTCCTTTCAAATAATATAATTTATTTTTTATTTCCTTTATATTCATGTGTAAAATTTTTATCGTATAATCTTAACTTTTCATATTCATTTATCCAAAATCTCCAACTAGGATTTAGGCTGTTTTATTAATTCCCACTTTTTTTACTTTTTATTCAATATTTTCAAGAATTACTAAAACTATTTTTTGACCTTCTTAACTTACTTTTTATACGACTATCACAAGTTTTAACATGAGTAAGATAAGAAGTTGAAAGTGTTTTCACAAACTTGTCTATCATATATACAGGTAGAAATATTATCATTGAGGTTTTACTAAACTTTCTTTGGAACCAATGAACCTGCATAGATAATAACATCAGCTTCCTTTGATATTTTTTGTACCTTTATTATAATTAATTCACGGTCTTCGGGATCTGATCATATAAAATTTTTCTCTTCCAAATCTTACTTAAATATCAAGTACTTAAACAAATAATTTAAATATTTTCATAAAAAACTATTTCCACTTTTATCCTGTCAGGATCCTCAAAATACAAAGCATAATGCTCCGGTCCCCCTGCAAAGGGATATTTATTATCATAGAGAAGCCTAACGTTCTCTTTTTTTAGAAACTCTCTCAAATTGTCTATTTCTTCCTTTGAACCGCATTTATACGCAATGTGATTCAATCCTATATTACAACGATTGTATCCATTTTTTATATATTTGTTTTTTGTCTGGACAAAAACAATATAGGAATTTCTATCCCTGTAACTGAAGCCTTCCGGCCATTCCTGATATATGACATATCCCAATCGAGGCAACAGAATATCATAAAATTTTCTTGTCTTTACTATATCGCTTACATATATTTCAATATGACTTATCATAATCTGAATCTCCCTCAGCTTTATTTTTTAACGTCCTAATATTTTTAAATCCGATACACTATTATTTTTTCTTAATCTGTTTTTTCCATTTTACGTTCTTTTCTCTTATTTATATTCTTTCATTTTTATTTAAAATAGATTTTTCAAACAATGGAAAAATACTCATCTGACATCTGAAACCAGACCTTTTCATTACATTATTATTTTATAATTTCTCCTGTCCATGAATTTATACCACCAAAATCAATAACATTCGTATATCCCTTTTTAATAAGCTTTAATACCGCCTGTCTGCTTCTGCTGCCGCTACGACAATAAACCATTATTAACTGATTTTTATCAGGAAGCTCTCTAATTTCACTATCTCCTATTGTATTCAAAGGAATAGAAACAGCATTTGGAATATGCCCTTCCATATATTCGTTTTGCGTTCTTACATCAACAATAATATAGTTTTTTTCATTTGCCATTATCTGTGCCGCTTCTTCCGAAGTTATTTTTCTATATATTTCAGTCGACGAATTTTCTTCGGAAATTTTTACGCTTTTCTTTTTTATAACTGAAAATAACACTACTGTAGTTAACATAAGTATTAATATAGTTATAAACATTATATTTTTTTTCATTTATACTACCTCCTTATAAAACAATCGTAATATTAAGATTTCTTTTTATTTTCTTGCAGAGATTACATAAATGGGATTTTCAGCCGTCATCATATTGAAATCTTTCATTTTTCTATTTTTTGCAATCATTACTTGAGTTATATCCAAATCCCTAAATTCAATTTTTTTTTATACATTCTAACGCCTCAAATGTATTCTCAAGAACTATAAAATTCAGGACTATAATTCTGTTATTTTTTAAATTATTATAAGAATATTTTATAATTTCTTCCAAATTTCCTCCCGAACCTCCGACAAAAATTCTGTCAAACATTATTCCATTAGGTAAATCATAAGGTGCTTTTCCTGAAATTACAGTCATATTTTTTATACCGAATTTTTTCATATTCTGTTTAATAAGGTCGACAGCCTCATTTTTTGTTCTACCGTATAAATATGACCATTTTTTGCAAACCTTGACATTTCTATACTGACGGAACCTGTGCCACCTCCTATATCAAGACATATATCCGTATCCTTTATTTCCATTTTAGAAATACTTATCGCCCTTATTTCTTCTTTTGTCATAGGTACTTTAGTCCTTATAAATTCCTCATCTTTTATATGGTACATTCCGCCCCTAATTTTTTCTTTTAAAATAATCTGTTTGACAGGATTTTTTACCTTCAAACTAAAGTTCCGTATTTTCATTTTTTATATTTTCCAATATGTTTTTCATTTCCTTATAACTTTTTATAAATACAGTTTTTTCCTCATAATTTTTAACTATACTTTTTATATCCTCAAAATTTTCCTTCTGAAATTTATCTGTCCATTTTAAAAGTTCCTTTAAAGATTTTAAAGTTTCCTTTTTCCCTTTTTCCATTTTGAATTTTCTTTTTATAAAACGTTTTATAATATTGAACCTGTATATTTTCCGAGGAAGTTCCAAAATATAAATTATATCTGCCTGCTTAAAACTTTCCATACACCATTTATAATAAACCCCCTCCATTATCCAGATCTTTTCTTTTAAAATTTCCTGAAACAGAGTGTTTCTCTTTTCAGTATTTCTTTTTACTCCGTAAATATCGGAACTGTTTTCCCATTGAAGGTTGTCTAACTCAAAATATTTTATTTTCAGTTTATCCGAAAGCTTTCGGGCAAAATATGTTTTTCCTGTTCCACTTACTCCGATTATACGTATTTTCATTCAAAATCTCCAATTTTCAAAAAATTTCTTATATTCAGGTATGTTATAAAAACTGTTTTATTTCTTTTTTACTCCTTATGAGGATATATTAAACCTATTATAATTTTTTCAGAGCTATTCTTTTACTTTCATAAAGAACACTAAACAGATATATATCGTCTTTTCAGGATAACCGTCATATTCAGGATAATATATAAATCCCAGTTTTTGTGCCAGTTTGAAAGAAGGCATATTATTTCTCTTTGTTAGCACCATTATAGGAATATCGGTAAAAACTTTTTCCGCTTCTTCGATTATTGCACCACACGCTTCAAAAACAAATCCTTTTCTCTGGAATTCGGAACTAATTCTATATGCCAGATTTAATACTTGTATATTATTAAATTTCCTTATAGACAAACCTCCGTAACCTATAAAGAACCTGAAGATAATTCACGAATTATATAATATTCCGTCTCTTTCTCCTTCCAGTCCTTTTTTATCCGGTATTGAAGAGTTTCTTCAGTTTCTTCTATACATTTATCAGGTCCGTGAGGATTAAAAAGATTGACTTCAGGTTTTGAGGTGAGCTCATACAGTTCCTTTAAATCACCCAAAGAGGGTTTGCTTAATTCAAGTCTCGAAGTTTTTATATTTTTCTTCATTTTTTCCTTTATATCCCAATTCTTTCTGAAACCTTAACAGGTATCCGTCAGGATCCTGGCAAAGAAACTGCTTTACTCCTATATACCCTTCATTTTGTCTATACCATTTTTCTTCCATTTCCAAATAAAGATTGTCAGTATTTTTTATTTTTTCATAAATAAAATCAATATCGAATAAATTTATTTCAAAATTAATTCCTCTACCGAAAGGATACCCCAAATTTCCCGTAACCCAATTTTTTGAAATACCTGTTTCTTCAAGCATTATTTCAGCAGCTTCATTTCTTATATATGCAAATTTTTCTTCTTTTCTCTCATAAACTATCTCAAAGCCACATATATCTACATAAAATCTCAAACTTTTTTCTATATCCGAAACCAAAAGCTCAGGTACTAAAGCAGGTTGAAATATTTTTTTACTCATAATTCACCTTTCTTTTCCGATTTTTTTAATATTTTTTCTATTGAGGCCGTACTAAATTATTTTATCCCTTTCCTTTCGGGATACCTTTCCTAAATACAGTTTATTACTTATTCCTCTATTTTCTTATATGAGCTTTGTATTTTTCTTTCATTTTTTAATTTCAATAAGATTTACAGTAAAGACTGTTAAATTTTTTTGTAAATTTTTTCAAAAGGCACACGGAAACGTTCTCCCCATACTCCTGTTTCTTCATCTCTTATACCGCAAGCTATTATCATATTGATTTCAGTATTAAAGGGAAGTTGCAAAATTTTTTTTACACGTCTGCTGTCAAATCCTTCCATAGGACAGGTATCATAATTCTGTTCCGCCATTGCCAGCATAAATGTTTGAGCTGCAAGAGCACAGCTTTTATGTACTGTTACCCTTATATCATTTTCAGATACTTCCCTCATCATAGGACGGAAAATTCCTGTTGATAGTGCAATAAACTTTCTTAACAGTCCTAACATACCGAAAAATCTTCCATAGATTAAAGGTATTATTTTTCCATAATAAATTTCCCAATTTTTAATATGTTTTTCATATTTTTCAGGAGAACCGTTTCTTTTTACATTTTCCCTCTCAAATGCCAGTGCATCTTTTGCCCTTTCTATGTACAAATCTTGTCTAGTAACAAAAACAACCATTTCCTGGGCAGTTTTTGCAGCACTCTGATTCAGACAGGCTATTGATAAGTTTTTCAGAACTTCTCTATCTGTAATATGTAAGCATTCCCACAATTGCATATTTGAGCTTGTAGGAGCGAGCAAAGCCAGTTCCAGACATTGACGTACTTTTTCACTGTCTATTCTTCTATTACTGTCGTAAGTTCTGACAGAACGTCTATATTCCAATATTTCTTTCAATCCCTTCATTCTGTTTCCTCCCTGAACTGTTTTATATTGTTTTCTTCTGTTTACAAAATTGATTTCTATATAAAGGTTTAATAATCCGACTATTAAATCATATATAGATTATGTTTATTTTCTTTAAAGCGGAATAGTTTTCTTCCCTTCTTTTTTTCAGTTCAAATCAGTTCAAATTTTCATATTAAAATATAATATTTTTTAACTGAAATCAGTATAAATCCGGAGTTTTCTATAATTTTTCCGCTTCCTTTTTCACCGTATTTTCAAGAGTTTTTAAATCTTTTTTTGCTTTTTCCACATCATATGTCTTTATTTTCTTATTTTCCATAATTATTTTTCCGTTTATAATAGTTGTTTTTACATCTCCCGGAAGCATTGAATAAACAATTGCCGAATAATAATCATATATAGGTTGCATATTTAAAGACTTCGTATCAATTATTATTATATCCGCCAATTTTCCTTCTTCAAGAGAACCTATTACGTCTTCCATATGAAGAGCTTTCGCTCCTCCTATTGTCGCCATTTCCACTACTTTGTAAGGAGGCATTGCCGCTCTGTTCTTGCTGTTAAGCTTATGAACTTTGGCAACATAGCCTAATTGACTTACAAGATCGAGAGTATTTCCACTCATAGGACCGTCCGTTCCTAAGCCTACTCTTAATCCTTCATCAAACATTTTTAATGCAGGAGATACCCCTTTTGCCGATTTTATATTAGCAACCATATTGTGAGCAATTCCCACATTTCTTTCTTTCAATATTTTTATATCACTGTCATTTACAAATATTACATGTCCGGCCACTACCTTATCAGTTAAAAATCCTATGGAATCAAGATATTCTATGACCGTTTTATTATATTTCTCCTTTATCTGCTTAACTTCATTTTCGGTTTCGGCAATATGCATTAATACTGGCACATTATATTTTTTAGAAAGTTCCGTAACTTTTTTCAGATATTCCTCCTCAACTGTATAAGGAGCATGAGGAGCAAATGCAGGTGTTACGAGCTGACTATTTTTATACTGCTTTATAAACTTTTCAGCATATTCTATTCCTCCATAAGGTTCTTTTGCATCCGCAACCGGATTTTTTATTACCGTTTCCCCAAGTACTCCACGCATTCCTATAAGCTCGGCAGCTTTTGCCACTTCATCTTCAAAATAATACATATCCGCAAAAGTTGTCGTTCCTGTACTTATCATTTCCAATATTCCGTATATTGCCCCTTTATACACAAGTTCTCTACTTACAAGTTTATTTTCAAGAGGGAAAATGTATCTTCTGAGTCTGTCAGGCACATCATCTGCCAATGATCTGAAAGGAACCATTGAAACATGAGTATGCGTATTTATAAAACCGGGCATTACTATATCTTTAGCAGCATCTATCACTTTCTTCCCTTTATATTTTGAAAGTAACTTTTCATTTCCTATAGCTTTAATTTTACTGTTTTTTATAACTATAACTCCATTTTCTATAACTTCTTTCTTTTCATTCATAGTCAGAATCGTGGCATTTTTAATAAGAATATCCACATTTTCTCCGAAAACTGTAATTCCCATCACTAAACTCAAAATCAGTAAAATAAACATTTTTTTCATAAAAATCATCCTCTCCGTTATATTATTTTTTATTTCTGTTATTTAACTTCCGAAATTTTGTTCCGATTCCGATAAAATAAAAATTTTCTTTTATTTCCTGTTTCCTTTCCACATGATCTCCTACAATCTTTTCCTTCCGCTATTTTCCAAATATTTAATTATATTTTTCTTCTTTTCGGTTCAGGTAATTTTTCATACATATCTTCAAATAATTTTATTAAAAGTTTCTCATCTCCGATATTGTCAAAATCAATAAGCAACATTTTATTTGCCCCTTCATAAGGTATTTCATAAATTGCGTCAGGCATATGCTTTAAAATTGCTTTAACAGACTTTATAAGAAACCTGTTATCATAAATCCCACCTATAACTTTTTCCCGATAATAAATAATATACTCTCCCATCATTTTCCTATATGAGATTTCTTCAACTCCTGAAAGTTTTTCTAAAATATGATTCAGATATTCTTTACTTGATGCCATTAAAATATCTCCTCCTATTTTTAATGCTCTAATGCTTTTTCATCACACTTAAAAAATGTATGTTTCATTCCGATAATTAATATTAATCAACGTCCTGTCGAAATAAATTCAATATTATTCTCGAAACACCATTTCATTATACTGTCATATAATAAATCATAATCTTCATATACGGTTGACGGACGTAAAAGTGGGAACTCTTTCAAATAGGGAGGAAGATTACCCAAAATAAACATATATTTTTCCTCCTTACTGTGAATTATCATTTTTCTATCATTGAACAAACTGTAAAGAGTTGCTTCTTTCCGTGTCATTTCTATCCTGTTTACATCATATTTGGAAAAATTCGTATTGTCTACACTTATATCTTTGCTTTTTACAATAATGTATTCAGGTGTATATTTTTCTATTCTCTTTTTTAGAAAAAATAAAAAGACGATCACAGGAACAAATATTCCTATTATAAAATATCCGAATATTATTAAAAAGAAATATAGGATTAAAAAGAAATATGGGCGAAATGCCTCAAATATCATAAAAATCATTATTAATGAAACGGCAAGTATACCAAAGACAAATATTATAGTTATAATCCATACTTTTTTTATACGTTGGGAAACCATTTTCTGTCCGCCGACAAAAAATTTTCCTGAAGTTTTTTCAGTATCAAATATTTCTCCGTTTTTAAAATCATCATTTTTTGAACTTATATATTTGTACTTTTCCATTGCTACTGTAAGTCCATTACACTGATCTGCAGACAGCCAGTTACATTTAATATTTTTCTTTATTCCGTTTTCTTTAAAATAAAGGTTTCTTTTAAGGTAATAACCTTTCCGTGTCTTTTTCGGCTTCATTTCCAGATATACTTTATTTTTTTTAATATCCAATCTGTATTTTTCTTTAAAGAAACTGTGATAAATGAGTAGCCCGTTTTCCAGTACGATTTTTTTTCCTGAATTATAAACTGCTCCTCCTATTATAGAAAATGTAGCCGTTATAAAAAATAATTTATTTATTTCTATCAAAGAAGTATCTGTCACTCTTCCTGTAGCAACTTTGAAAATAAATAATATTAATGAAACTGAAAGCATAGACAGCATTACTGACACGATAAAATATTGAATTATAAGCCATATATGTGTAAAAAGCTTAGTTTTATATATTTTTTTCATTTTAAAATCCCCTGATTTTCATATTTTTGTAACATTTTCTCATTTCCCGTATATACAAATTTAAGAGCTCTTCAAAATTATCTACTTTCTACTTTTATTTTTCATATTTTTTTGACTTTATTTGACTTTAGAAATTTCATATTCAGAAATAAATTTTTCAATTTCATCAAAATCATATGAAAACAGTATTTTTTTTCTATCCTCTTCTGTTAAAAAACCTTCTACAACCATTGTGTCGTACATATTTTTCAAATTATCGTAATATCCATTTATATTGAATAAAATACACGGCTTTATATTCTGTCCTATTTTTGCCCACGAAATAACTTCTGAAATTTCTTCCAATGTTCCCGGTCCTCCGGGCAATGCAACATATACTTCTCCCCTTTCAATCATTATTTTTTTGCGTTCCGTCATAGTATTTACTGTTATAAATTCCGTTAAAGATTGATGTGCCGCTTCCTTTTCCTTTAAAAAGACAGGCATTACTCCAACTGCTTTACATCCGCCTTTCAGAACAATATCTGCAATAATTCCCATAAGTCCCGATTTTCCACCCCCGTAAATAAGGGAGTAATTATTTTTAACAATCCAATTCCCAAAATTTTCAGCAGATTTTTTATAAATTTCACTGTTTCCTGAATTTGCTCCGCAATAAACTGTAATATTCATTTTTTAACCTTTCAATTTTAAATTCTATATATGCTTCTTTTTCCAAATTCCGTTAATATGTAAAAACTTATCTAAAAAGTATTACTACATTCATTTCGAATTTTTCTTCATGATCTTTCAACTCTTCAGCTTTAAACTTGTAAATTTTCTCATTAGGATAGGAAAGGTTTTCTCCTATATAAACCGTTGTTTCTCCTAAGGCATTTTCAGTAAAAATCCGGGCTATTTTCCGAAGAGTATTGTTTTTATCGGTAAGTAATCCCACTTTACGGTATTCTTTCAGTTTTTTTATATAATCCAGTTCTTTCCCATGAACACTTCCTACATAAGCATCATGCCGGTAATCGGATATTCTGGCAAACATATATTGTATGGATAAAATCCCCGGAACTGCCTCAAGTTCTTCAGGAGAATATTTTTTTCTCATAAAAGTGAGCATACTGTAAAATCCTGTATCACCTGATAAAATAAGTAACTGTAATTTAAAAATATTTATATTTTTTATCGAATTTAAAATAATTTTTATCATAAACGTATATTTTAAACTGTGACTTTCCGTTTTTAGCGTTTCTATAAAAGTATAGAAGATTTTCCCGACTTACGGTAGAAATAATCTCCGTTTTTTTTAAGCTCTACAAACTATTCAGAGTATTTCCACTCTGATTTTTTCCTGATTTGCTGCAAATTTAAAACATTATACATTCGGATTTATAATTCTTCCATAAGATATTTAAAAATTCTATATTGGAATAAAATGAAATATGAGGAGGCAAGAAGACTGCCTTTTTTATATCCGCATTTCCACTTTCTTCCGTCATTTTTCGTTAATATTAAAAATGTGCTTTTTTTTCATTAATTTCATTATCTGTAAATATTTCCGAATAATGAAATTCATGACCTTTTGTTTTTATTCCGGTTTCAGTTTCTATGTTTATGTAACCGAATCGATTTATATTAAGTCTGTCTTTCATTGAAATTTCCACATTAATCAGCCCGCAAAATTCCTCTTTTTTCCTGTCGGGAAAACGGAGTCTTTTTGTAAGATATATAAAACCTCCACATTCTCCATATATCTCTACACCTTTTTCATAAGTTTTTCTTATACTTTTTTTCATTGAAAGATTTTGTGAAAGCTCTTCCGCATACAGCTCAGGATATCCGCTTCCAAAATATATAAAATCTGAATTTTTAGGAATATGTTTATCTTTCATAGGACTGAATTTGATTATTTCCGCACCTGAAAATTTTATGAGTTCCATATTCGATTCATAATAAAAAGAAAATGCACTATTTTCAGCTACTGCAATTTTTTTCCCACTGTATCTATCTTCAGTTCTTTTATCGGTTTAAAACTATCCATTTCATCTTCAGGAGAAAATTCACCTGCTATTTCTCTTATTCTTTCAATACCAATACATTTTTCAGCTATTTCTCTGAACAAGTTTATTTTTTCTGTAATTTTTTGGGAATCCTTCATTTCCATTGCCTGCTTGAGCCCAAGATGTCTGCTTTCCACTGAAAGTTTTTCATTTCTCGGAACATATCCTACACATTCTATACTTGTATATTTCTCAATCGCTTCCTTTAGACTTATATACGACTTTTCTGAAGAAACATTATTCAAAATTATATCTTTTATTTTAACATTTTCATCAAGCATTTTAAAGCCTAAAATTTCCGCCGCAATGCCAGTAGAAATACCTTTTGTATTTACAACAAGAATTATAGGAATGTCAAGAACTCCGGATAAATGTGCTGTACTGAAATTATCCTTCGTATGCCCTATTCCGTCATAAAGCCCTATCACTCCTTCGACAATAGCAATATTATGTCCTTTCGAATTTACTTTAAATATGTGCTTTACAGTTCTTTCATCAAACATAAAAATATCAAGATTATGCGATTCATTCCCTGTAAACAACTTATGATATCCCGGATCAATATAATCAGGTCCTACTTTAAAAGGAGCCGTATTTTCATATGAGGACATAAATATACTGCTCACTGTTATTTTTCAGCTTCCGCTTCTTGTTCCTGATATAAGTATTTTTTTCATAATAAGTTA
The sequence above is drawn from the Leptotrichia sp. OH3620_COT-345 genome and encodes:
- a CDS encoding methyltransferase: MLDITKINSVELLKITFKSLKNAKEEIAKILNKKVTANSWQVLYDKYILIKEEITDINMIDSVEKLKNSFSTLKEAKEKLSEILNKKVTANSWQNLFDKYITNKNLLNKQEDLYFKDEISKYIFYLVELEGKLQLDFLGITYDYYRDKKIAEKWRKEMVKLIHPDRCKHSKATEAMQALEKLYKGMI
- a CDS encoding VOC family protein — protein: MISHIEIYVSDIVKTRKFYDILLPRLGYVIYQEWPEGFSYRDRNSYIVFVQTKNKYIKNGYNRCNIGLNHIAYKCGSKEEIDNLREFLKKENVRLLYDNKYPFAGGPEHYALYFEDPDRIKVEIVFYENI
- a CDS encoding rhodanese-like domain-containing protein, whose amino-acid sequence is MKKNIMFITILILMLTTVVLFSVIKKKSVKISEENSSTEIYRKITSEEAAQIMANEKNYIIVDVRTQNEYMEGHIPNAVSIPLNTIGDSEIRELPDKNQLIMVYCRSGSRSRQAVLKLIKKGYTNVIDFGGINSWTGEIIK
- a CDS encoding AAA family ATPase — its product is MKIRIIGVSGTGKTYFARKLSDKLKIKYFELDNLQWENSSDIYGVKRNTEKRNTLFQEILKEKIWIMEGVYYKWCMESFKQADIIYILELPRKIYRFNIIKRFIKRKFKMEKGKKETLKSLKELLKWTDKFQKENFEDIKSIVKNYEEKTVFIKSYKEMKNILENIKNENTEL
- a CDS encoding GNAT family N-acetyltransferase, whose translation is MSIRKFNNIQVLNLAYRISSEFQRKGFVFEACGAIIEEAEKVFTDIPIMVLTKRNNMPSFKLAQKLGFIYYPEYDGYPEKTIYICLVFFMKVKE
- a CDS encoding GNAT family N-acetyltransferase; this translates as MKKNIKTSRLELSKPSLGDLKELYELTSKPEVNLFNPHGPDKCIEETEETLQYRIKKDWKEKETEYYIIRELSSGSL
- a CDS encoding VOC family protein, which produces MSKKIFQPALVPELLVSDIEKSLRFYVDICGFEIVYERKEEKFAYIRNEAAEIMLEETGISKNWVTGNLGYPFGRGINFEINLFDIDFIYEKIKNTDNLYLEMEEKWYRQNEGYIGVKQFLCQDPDGYLLRFQKELGYKGKNEEKYKNFET
- a CDS encoding nitroreductase family protein, coding for MKGLKEILEYRRSVRTYDSNRRIDSEKVRQCLELALLAPTSSNMQLWECLHITDREVLKNLSIACLNQSAAKTAQEMVVFVTRQDLYIERAKDALAFERENVKRNGSPEKYEKHIKNWEIYYGKIIPLIYGRFFGMLGLLRKFIALSTGIFRPMMREVSENDIRVTVHKSCALAAQTFMLAMAEQNYDTCPMEGFDSRRVKKILQLPFNTEINMIIACGIRDEETGVWGERFRVPFEKIYKKI
- a CDS encoding amidohydrolase, which gives rise to MKKMFILLILSLVMGITVFGENVDILIKNATILTMNEKKEVIENGVIVIKNSKIKAIGNEKLLSKYKGKKVIDAAKDIVMPGFINTHTHVSMVPFRSLADDVPDRLRRYIFPLENKLVSRELVYKGAIYGILEMISTGTTTFADMYYFEDEVAKAAELIGMRGVLGETVIKNPVADAKEPYGGIEYAEKFIKQYKNSQLVTPAFAPHAPYTVEEEYLKKVTELSKKYNVPVLMHIAETENEVKQIKEKYNKTVIEYLDSIGFLTDKVVAGHVIFVNDSDIKILKERNVGIAHNMVANIKSAKGVSPALKMFDEGLRVGLGTDGPMSGNTLDLVSQLGYVAKVHKLNSKNRAAMPPYKVVEMATIGGAKALHMEDVIGSLEEGKLADIIIIDTKSLNMQPIYDYYSAIVYSMLPGDVKTTIINGKIIMENKKIKTYDVEKAKKDLKTLENTVKKEAEKL
- a CDS encoding competence protein TfoX; its protein translation is MASSKEYLNHILEKLSGVEEISYRKMMGEYIIYYREKVIGGIYDNRFLIKSVKAILKHMPDAIYEIPYEGANKMLLIDFDNIGDEKLLIKLFEDMYEKLPEPKRRKI
- a CDS encoding TIGR00730 family Rossman fold protein; translation: MNITVYCGANSGNSEIYKKSAENFGNWIVKNNYSLIYGGGKSGLMGIIADIVLKGGCKAVGVMPVFLKEKEAAHQSLTEFITVNTMTERKKIMIERGEVYVALPGGPGTLEEISEVISWAKIGQNIKPCILFNINGYYDNLKNMYDTMVVEGFLTEEDRKKILFSYDFDEIEKFISEYEISKVK
- the cbiE gene encoding precorrin-6y C5,15-methyltransferase (decarboxylating) subunit CbiE, which translates into the protein MFYTFIETLKTESHSLKYTFMIKIILNSIKNINIFKLQLLILSGDTGFYSMLTFMRKKYSPEELEAVPGILSIQYMFARISDYRHDAYVGSVHGKELDYIKKLKEYRKVGLLTDKNNTLRKIARIFTENALGETTVYIGENLSYPNEKIYKFKAEELKDHEEKFEMNVVILFR
- a CDS encoding AAA family ATPase, with amino-acid sequence MSSIFMSSYENTAPFKVGPDYIDPGYHKLFTGNESHNLDIFMFDERTVKHIFKVNSKGHNIAIVEGVIGLYDGIGHTKDNFSTAHLSGVLDIPIILVVNTKGISTGIAAEILGFKMLDENVKIKDIILNNVSSEKSYISLKEAIEKYTSIECVGYVPRNEKLSVESRHLGLKQAMEMKDSQKITEKINLFREIAEKCIGIERIREIAGEFSPEDEMDSFKPIKELKIDTVGKKLQ